The DNA region TAAACCTCGCTTCCGGCGGCCTTTCTCTTTGTCGGTTATTGTGAGACTTGCAGAGTCAATTAAATCGAGACGTAGCAGTTGACCGAACCGATTACGATAAAAATGCCGATCAGAAAGGCGATGGAAGCCCAGTCAAACTCCTTGACCCCTTCGATCCACTTACGCCCAAGCATCAACAGAGCCAGGATACCAGTACCAGACCGACCCACCCCTGATATTTCAGAAATCCGAGAGTGACATTGGGCACAAGCGCCAGGGCGAAAACGCTTAGCACGAAAATGGCGGTAGGTCCAAGGGAAAGCTGAAGATAACCAGGAGTATTGACAACTTGTTCGGGAAACAGCGCATGCAGAACGCTGATTATAATAGCCAGAACCAGAAGAAAGAGGAGGGCGGCTGTATTCAAGTCCAGGATATTCAGGATGATGGCCACGACACAACCCATGCATCCGACAATAATCAGGATAACGGATTTCGCAGCGACCCTCACCGGTTGTACCATAACATCCACCGTATTATTCAGGCGCCAGAACTGAAAAAGCAATGTCGACAGGGCTGCCAGCACGCCCACCACCGAGAGAGTCCCCAGGCCGAGGCGGCTATGGAACCAGTAAAAATCCAGAAAGGTCATATTCGTCTGCATGGCCAGGATCAATGAAGGCGGATCTGCCACCATGCTCACAGTCGTTACCACATTGGAGGAAATCGCCAGTCCCACCAAGTAAAGGAAAAGGGGCGACTTCAATCGCTCCGCCATCTCAATAGCCAGCGGTGCCAGCATGATGACCACCACCGGATTTGCCATAAAAGAGGATAGAAATGCCGCTAAAGCACAAAGGAAGAGCAGCGCATATTTTTCATGACGCAATTTAGGCAGGACCCAGTTGGAGATGGCCGATGGCAGTTGACTTTCCCGCAGGGACATCGCCAGCATGCCATAACCGAAGTAAATCGCCAGGACATCCCAATTGACCCCGTTATCGGAATCAAGGAGGGCCGTCGCCGGGCTGATGACGCCGGACGCAATGAGAAGAGCGGCTGCGCCGAGTGAAAGATAGTGAATCGGAACTTTGCGGTGAAGAATAAGGGCAAAGACACTCACAACAACAATTAGTGTGATCCACTTTTCAATCTCAGGAAGGAAAAAATGCCACATGCTGGCTACCACTTATCTCTGCGATTTTCTTCTCGCTCTTTAATCTCTTCAGAAAAGAGATCGAGACACAGAGGACAGAGAGGATGAATTATTTTTGTTGGGAATGATTATGAAACGCCTCCTTGGTCCCCTTTTTCTAACGTTCAACTTGCCTTTTAGTCTTCATGACCATGTCGATGGTGCAGGTCCGGCCAATGTTTATGACCATGCTCTTCAGAATCATGTTCATGCCAGTGCAAATGGTTCAAGGTCTCCTGAATTCCACCATGTATGTGGTTGTGATGGCATCACAAATAGCTGGCGCAATTATATCTTCATATCTTTGGTCAAAAACTCCCTGATCAAACGGTTGCATAACGAAACAAGTACCCATGAATTATCTCCTGTAAAACGTTGTTGACAAACCGTACTAACTCTTTGGTATTGTCCGCAAGCCTCACTGAAAACACAAAAACCCCGCCTCTCGATTTGAGAAACGGGGTTTATTAGCCATATAGCCTCTCTCCCTTGTTTAAGGTCGACGAAAACTATCAAATATGCAATTTAGGTATCATTAACATGGCGATTGTCAAGGATATTGTGATGTTCGATGATGCACCGATATAATCACTCCGGACAGATCACCCTAACGGTAGGGAAATATGTCCTATGCCGGCCCTCATCCCGAGTGATTAAATCCATGTCCAGTACAGCAGCCTGAGCGCCAATATAGAAATCGGGTATGAATTGCGCGGGCAGACAGATTGCCTGCGCAGCCGCGGTTTTCTTGCGCTACACTCAAGCGGCATGTTGGCGGGAGCAATTTCAGTAGGAGTTAATAGTGGTATCGGCACTGCACGAAATCTACTCTGTTATGTCCAACAATATAAACCAATCTATGCTCCTGGGTAATCCGGCGAGACCAGGCCCCGGCGCCGAGAAATTTTAAAGGCTCCGGTTTTCCAATCCCCTGAAACGGATCTCGCATGACAGCTTCAATTAGCTTGAAAATCCGGATGGCCGTTCTACGATCAGTTTCTACCCAGTATCGCAAGTCCTCTCTAAATTCCGGCTGAAATACGGCTTCCCGTCCCTTTTTAGATCCAGATTGGTCAATCAAGGCCGACCTCTCGACGAAGCGCATCGATGGCCTGGGTTGATCCCTCTTGTTTTCTTACCCGTTCAAGCGTGCGGTTCAGCCGTTCCGCATTGGCAGGGGATCGAAGCAGATGTGCCGTCTCAAGTATGCCGGATAATTCCTCAGCAGCTATCATGGCGACATCCTCGTTGCCGCGTCTTTGAATGATCACAATTTCCCGATTTTTTATGACTTCATCAATTAATGACGCCAGGCGGGCGCGGGCATTTGTGTAGGTCGTCTGTATTGCCATATTGGCCTCCTTTTTATGTACAGATATACTGTACATGCCTTGTTCCAATATGTCAATAAGCTCGTTTTTTGTCATCCCGCCAACGTGCGGCTCACTTGGCAGCAGAAGCTTTCACCTGAAAAACTAAAAAGGTCGATGAAAATTTTCAAATGTTTAATTTAAGTATCATTAACTTGGCGATTGTCATGGATATTGTAATGTTAATGAGGCCAGCGTTCACGGTTCGATGGTACCGCCATGGTCTCCGTTATCCGTATTTCCAGGTGTCGCGGACGTCTGCAAGGGGGATCACCTGGATCTTTTCGGTGAGGCGATAGGCCGCCTTTCCCGGGTAGACGACCCACACTTGCTCCAGTTTAAGATCTTCAACTGCCGTCTTCATGGATCGGGTCAATCGGGGGGCGTCTTCATACTTGAATTCTACCCCCCAGCTTTTTCCACGCGCCTGCCAGAAAAGATCGAGTTCCGCGCCGGCGTGGGTATTCCAGAAATAGAAATCCCTATCTTCTTTTCCCAAGATCCGGCAAACGCAATCCAGGGCAAAGCCTTCCCAGGAGGCGCCGAGCAGGGGCGAAGCGTGCAGTTGTTCCGGTGTTTCAATGGACTGCAATGCATGGAACAAACCGGAGTCGCGCAGGTACAATTTCGGCCGCTTTACCAGACGTTTTCCGATGTTGACATACCAGGGCTGAAGGATGCGGACCATGAAGGTGCCTTCCAGGATATCGCAGTATTTCCGTACGGTCATGTCGGAGACGCCGAAGGAACGTCCCAGCTCCGCATAGTTCAGGATATGGCCGTGGTAATGGCTCAGCATGGTCCAGAAGCGGCGAAGCGTCCGGGCGGGGATTGTGATCCCCAACTGGGGGATGTCCCGTTCAAGAAAGGTCGTCACGTATTGGTTCCGCCAGATCAGGCTTTCCTCGTCCGACGCCGTCAAAAAGGAAGGGGGCAGCCCCCCGCGCCACCACAGGGTCTTGATGGCTCCGGGATCGATATCGCTGAGGCGAAACCCTCCCAATTGTAGATAGGCGATCCTCCCGGCCAGGGATTCCGAACTCTGGCGAATCAGATCCCGAGAGGCGCTTCCCAGGATAACGAATTTGCGATCTTTTTTTTGATCCACCAGATAGCGTAGTAACGGAAAAAGGTCGGGCAATCGCTGGATCTCGTCGATGACGATGAGTCCCGTCAGGTCTTCCAGTGCGAGCTGGGGCTGTTCCAGACGGACAAGATCCTGGGGATTTTCCAGATCGAAATAGGAATCAGCGGCAAGCGTTCGCGCCAGCGTCGTTTTTCCGCACTGCCGGGGGCCCAGTATTGCCGTGACGGGAAATAGGGATATAAGCTTGGTTAATGTGTCCCGGTCCGTTTTTCTGTCGATAAAATTCATGATCGCAGCCTAAACGATCTTCCTTGAAAAATCAAGTTATAACTTTGATATTTCAAGGTAGATTGATATTTTCCGGAAGGACTATATTTACGTTCATTGGATTATCGGTATACATCCGTCTGACAAATAATCAGATAAAATTGGTATGTTGTTGGCAAATTGGACGAATTGACTGGTATTGCCCGTACATTGCTCCTGAAAACACAAAACCCCATATGCCGGTTTGAGAAACGGGGTTTTATTCATGCAGCTTTCTTTTCAGGACCAGTTTGTCGATTTTACCCGGGGAATTTCTGGGCAATTCGTTATTTCACCTGAACCCTGGACCCCCGGAACCTTTGGCTCCTGGTCTAAACCATCCCGCCGTTGACCGAGATGACCTGGCCGGTAATATAGGAGGCATCTTCGGAGCAGAGAAATTTGACTACCTTGGCGACTTCCTCGGGTTTGCCGATGCGGGCCATGGGGATCAGGGTTTTCAGGTTGCCGACGGGGGCATCCTTTAACATGTCGGTTTCGATGAGTCCCGGCGCCACCACATTGACCCGGATGCCGAGACGGGCCACTTCGGATGCCACCACGCGGCTGGCGCCGATCAGGCCGGCCTTGGCCGCTGAATAGTTGGCCTGGCCCCTGTGTCCGATGAGCCCTGATACCGATGCGATGGACACGATGGCGCCGCGTTTCTGAACGACCATTTTTTCAAGGACGGGTTTGGTCATGTTGTAGAATCCGTTCAGGCTGACATCGATGACGGATTTCCAGTCCCGGCGCGGCATCAATACGAACAGGCCGTCGGCGGTGATGCCGGCGTTGTTGACCAGCACGTCGATGGCTTCAAAACTTTTCAGGACCGCTTCGACGGCGGCCTGGGCCGCCTGATGGTCGGCCACGTCAAACTGCATGATGCTGCCGTCGCCGCCTTCCTGTTTTATCTTTTCGCGGGTTTCAACGGCGCCCTTTTCATCGGAGCGGTAATTGATGACCACGTGATAGCCGTTCCGGGCGAGTTCCAGGCTGATGGCGCGCCCGATGCCCTTGCTGGCGCCGGTAACAATAGCGATTTTTTCCGTACGATTGATATTCATTGGGGGTCGTCTCCTAAATTTGTTTTAAAAAAAACAAATTCCAAGTATCAAATTACAAATAAATTTCAAATCCAATGCTCAATGATCAAAACTTTTTAGGACGAAACATTGTTTAAATTTTGGTTATTGGAATTTGTTTGATATTTGGAATTTGACATTTGTAATTTAAACACGGGAATGAAATTCCACCAAAGCAAATCCCCTCTGGGAATAACCAAAGTTGGCTCTCCGGGATTGGATATTTACTCAGACTGCATTAACTGCAGCCGGACCTCGGCAATCAATTTTGACCCGGTTTCAACCGTCCCCAGGATTTCCCGGTAGCCTTCATATTCAAACTGGTTCTCGGTGCGGGTAATGACCCGGGCATCCAGCGGTATGGCATCAAGGTGGAAAACAGCGGATTTGATCCCCACCAGCCACCCCCGGTTGACAAAGTCTTTGCCGTGTTTGTTTATGCCGTTCCAGCAGTTGCTCACGCCCGCGGTCTGGGCCACCAGCTCGATGCAGACCAGCGAATGGACGGTTTTGTCTTTAAAAAGAGGCCATTGGCCCGTTACCGTCGCGGAGGTGACGGCCCTTTTATCGTCCACTTCTATAATTCCATCAACCAGTTTCATCCGGCCGCGATGCGGTATAAGGGCTT from Desulfobacterales bacterium includes:
- a CDS encoding type II toxin-antitoxin system Phd/YefM family antitoxin, coding for MAIQTTYTNARARLASLIDEVIKNREIVIIQRRGNEDVAMIAAEELSGILETAHLLRSPANAERLNRTLERVRKQEGSTQAIDALRREVGLD
- a CDS encoding SLC13 family permease, producing the protein MWHFFLPEIEKWITLIVVVSVFALILHRKVPIHYLSLGAAALLIASGVISPATALLDSDNGVNWDVLAIYFGYGMLAMSLRESQLPSAISNWVLPKLRHEKYALLFLCALAAFLSSFMANPVVVIMLAPLAIEMAERLKSPLFLYLVGLAISSNVVTTVSMVADPPSLILAMQTNMTFLDFYWFHSRLGLGTLSVVGVLAALSTLLFQFWRLNNTVDVMVQPVRVAAKSVILIIVGCMGCVVAIILNILDLNTAALLFLLVLAIIISVLHALFPEQVVNTPGYLQLSLGPTAIFVLSVFALALVPNVTLGFLKYQGWVGLVLVSWLC
- a CDS encoding Txe/YoeB family addiction module toxin gives rise to the protein MRFVERSALIDQSGSKKGREAVFQPEFREDLRYWVETDRRTAIRIFKLIEAVMRDPFQGIGKPEPLKFLGAGAWSRRITQEHRLVYIVGHNRVDFVQCRYHY
- the fabG gene encoding 3-oxoacyl-ACP reductase FabG, which produces MNINRTEKIAIVTGASKGIGRAISLELARNGYHVVINYRSDEKGAVETREKIKQEGGDGSIMQFDVADHQAAQAAVEAVLKSFEAIDVLVNNAGITADGLFVLMPRRDWKSVIDVSLNGFYNMTKPVLEKMVVQKRGAIVSIASVSGLIGHRGQANYSAAKAGLIGASRVVASEVARLGIRVNVVAPGLIETDMLKDAPVGNLKTLIPMARIGKPEEVAKVVKFLCSEDASYITGQVISVNGGMV
- a CDS encoding ATP-binding protein, whose amino-acid sequence is MNFIDRKTDRDTLTKLISLFPVTAILGPRQCGKTTLARTLAADSYFDLENPQDLVRLEQPQLALEDLTGLIVIDEIQRLPDLFPLLRYLVDQKKDRKFVILGSASRDLIRQSSESLAGRIAYLQLGGFRLSDIDPGAIKTLWWRGGLPPSFLTASDEESLIWRNQYVTTFLERDIPQLGITIPARTLRRFWTMLSHYHGHILNYAELGRSFGVSDMTVRKYCDILEGTFMVRILQPWYVNIGKRLVKRPKLYLRDSGLFHALQSIETPEQLHASPLLGASWEGFALDCVCRILGKEDRDFYFWNTHAGAELDLFWQARGKSWGVEFKYEDAPRLTRSMKTAVEDLKLEQVWVVYPGKAAYRLTEKIQVIPLADVRDTWKYG